Proteins found in one Geomonas subterranea genomic segment:
- a CDS encoding HNH endonuclease — protein sequence MLSKYVKLFTSLNRAPGPSWTEDTKRKAPHKPILLLAVMDLIQRGVITAPFIDACGDLVELNELFGLYWLRIVPLGQTSSIAFPFSRLDREPFWHLLPHPGKEITPSIITSTTSITYLRKHVLGATIDDELFLLMKSAAGRESLREALLLSCFSQMAQVLLREQSMINSEAYEYSRILEEKSHLPMVRAIVEARSYRPAARDQAFRRAVIKAYDHRCALCGVRIITPEQHTAVDAAHIVPWSKTQNDDIRNGMALCKLCHWAFDRGMMGVTDDYNVLTSRQIIADPNFPGFLLTLKGRAIIPPQDHALWPARHYLSVHRKQWRL from the coding sequence ATGCTATCGAAATACGTCAAGCTGTTTACCTCTCTTAACCGCGCTCCGGGCCCGAGTTGGACAGAGGACACAAAACGCAAAGCCCCGCATAAGCCGATCCTGCTCTTGGCAGTGATGGACCTAATACAACGTGGTGTCATCACTGCTCCTTTCATTGATGCCTGCGGTGATTTAGTTGAGTTGAACGAGTTGTTCGGACTTTACTGGTTGCGCATCGTCCCGTTGGGGCAAACGTCCAGCATTGCCTTCCCTTTTTCCCGGCTCGACCGGGAACCGTTCTGGCACCTGCTTCCGCACCCGGGCAAGGAAATAACTCCGTCCATAATAACCAGCACCACTTCAATTACCTATCTACGGAAGCATGTCCTTGGGGCTACGATAGACGATGAGCTATTTCTGCTGATGAAATCAGCAGCAGGCCGAGAGTCGTTAAGGGAAGCTTTGTTGCTGTCATGCTTCTCACAGATGGCGCAGGTGCTGCTTCGCGAGCAGTCGATGATAAACAGCGAGGCGTACGAGTACAGCCGCATACTTGAGGAAAAGTCGCATCTTCCCATGGTGAGAGCAATTGTAGAAGCGAGGAGTTACCGTCCAGCCGCACGAGACCAAGCTTTCCGAAGGGCTGTCATCAAGGCTTATGATCATCGATGCGCCCTGTGTGGCGTCCGGATCATTACGCCCGAACAGCACACAGCTGTTGATGCCGCGCACATCGTGCCGTGGAGCAAAACCCAAAACGACGACATCCGAAACGGCATGGCCCTCTGCAAGCTTTGCCACTGGGCCTTTGACAGGGGAATGATGGGCGTCACGGACGATTACAACGTCCTCACCTCCCGTCAAATAATTGCCGACCCGAACTTTCCCGGTTTTCTGCTCACCTTGAAAGGTAGAGCAATTATTCCGCCGCAGGATCATGCTCTTTGGCCCGCCAGGCATTACCTGTCAGTACACCGGAAGCAATGGCGGTTATAA